In Stanieria sp. NIES-3757, the DNA window TAAGCAAACTGCTAAAACTAATGCAGCTAAAGTAGACCAAGCAACGGATAATGGTAGCTTTATTGAACGCAAAGCCAAAAAAGATGCAGCTCGAATTGAACAAAGAGCAAATGAAGACGCAGCTAGAACTCAAAAAGCAGTAGACGAAAGCAAAAATATTGTTGAACGTACTGTTGATAGCATTAAGAATGTTTTTAGCAATTAGTCTTAAATCTAGTTCTGGTTTGTTATTTTTCTAAGGCTTTTTGAAATCCCCCAATTATGGGGGATTTTAACTAGTTTTTTTATTGATTAAATATTATTTATATCAAACTGCTCCAATATTTAAAATCTGCAATTTAATTCTTTTTTAATTATTAAAAACTATTATTGGTTTTAATAATTCCTGTAGTTAAAAGCCAAACTTATCCTTGAAAACAATACGCCATCAACTACAGGAGCAATGATTTTAAACCATGCCAAATAACACTACAAATGTAAATAGACAAACTCCAACTATTAACAAAGCAATGATTGTTCCATAGGGAGCATGATTAGTTCGGTCTAGATAGGTATTAACTTTTTGATCTTTTTCTTCAGGATGCCAAATCATGCTTCTCATAATTATTACCTCAGTTATTGATAACGAATCTTGACCACGGTCTGTGCCGTCCTCGTCGTCTTAGATTAGAGCGAAGTAATCTGCGACTAACTTAAATTTTAATAATTAGTTCAATCATTTCTGAGAAATATTGATGAAATAGCAATATTATTAATTTTGTGTATTAGAAATTAATTCGCTCTTAATTAAGGTACAAAAAAATATACAATTAATCTAAAAATTAAGTGACGCTCATTATAAATTATATTTTAAATATTTTCGCTCATTGACTATCCGAAATAATTCTTTAGAGTAATTAAAAATCTGAATTAATTCGGTTAATCAAGTTTTTTTACCACAGTTTTTTTGGTAAAAATAAATTATATCTACAAAAAAGCCTTAAAATTTGCCAAAAAAACCAAAAAAATCTATCTTTCTTCCAATGTCATTAAACCTTGATTGTGCAATTAATTGAATTAAGCTTAAACTTTATGCAACTGGATAGCTTGAGAACGAGCCTCGCATCAAAATGGAGAAAAAGCTAATTTAACTAGAAAATTAATCAAGCTGCTCGGTAGTCCTTGAAAAATCAAAGTTTAAAGTAATACAAACAACAGCAATTTTAATTTTGCTAAGACACTATTAAAGGCATTGAGGAGAAATAACAGATGGAAATAGGTGTTCCCAAAGAAACTAAAGACCAAGAATTTCGCGTTGGCTTGACTCCAAGTAGCGTAGGAGTACTAATTCAAAACAATCATGTTGTTTTTGTTGAAACCGGTGCTGGTGTTGGTGCTGGTTTTAGCGATCGCGATTATGTAGCAGTAGGAGCAAAAATTGTTGATAATGCTGCAATGGCTTGGGAGCGAGAATTAGTAGTTAAAGTAAAAGAACCCCTTAAAAGTGAATATGAATATATCCAAGCTGGACAATTATTGTTTACTTATCTTCATTTAGCAGCAGATCGAGCTTTGACTGAATGTTTAGTTAAATCTGGAGTAACCGCGATCGCTTATGAAACAGTAGAATTTGATGATGGCAGATTACCGTTACTCACTCCCATGAGTATTATTGCAGGACGTTTATCAGTACAATTTGGTGCTAGATATTTAGAAAAGCAACAGGGAGGAAGAGGAGTATTATTAGGTGGTATTCCCGGAGTACGTCCTGGGAGAGTAGTTATTCTTGGTGGTGGAGTAGTCGGAACAGAAGCAGCTAAAATTGCGGTAGGCATGGGAGCGCGAGTTCAAATTATTGATATTAATGTCGAGCGTCTGGCTTATTTAGAAACTCTGTTTGGTTCTCGCGTAGAATTACTTTATAGTAGTCCTGCCCAAATTGAAGCAGTTGTTGCTGAAGCAGATTTATTAATTGGTGCGGTATTGGTAGTAGGTAAAAAAGCACCTATTTTAGTTAATCGTAATTTAGTCAAACAAATGCATCCAGGTTCGGTAATTGTTGATGTTGCAGTAGACCAAGGTGGTTGTGTCGAAACTTTACGCCCTACCTCTCATACTAATCCTATTTATATTGAAGAAGAAGTGGTTCATTTTGGCGTTCCCAATATGCCTGGTGCTGTACCTTGGACTTCTACACAAGCATTAAATAATAGTACTTTGCCCTATGTATTGAAGTTAGCTAATTTTGGCTTAAATGCTTTGAGTAAAGATACTGCTTTAGCTAAAGGGTTGAATGTCAAAAATTATCAAATTATTCATCCTGCTGTCCAAGAAGTTTTTCCCGATTTAGCATAGTAGGGGCGAATGGCTATTCGCCCTTACCAGGATTTCTTCGTTTTTATCTACGCCTTGATAAATTCATAAACATTCATGTATTGCGCCCCTGGATTATTCCACGAGAAATCGTATTCCATTCCTTGCTGGGTCAGTTGTTCAAATTCTTTGGGATATTGATACCACAAACTAATTGCCCGTTCCATTGCCGATTCTAAAGCAGGAGTATCGGTTTGATAAAACACATAACCATTGCGTTTTTCTGGAGCATGATCAGGATCGTAATCGCGGTCAAATACAGTGCTGACTAATCCCCCTACTCCCCTGACAATTGGAACAGTACCATATTTCATACCAATAATTTGAGTGAGTCCGCAGGGTTCATAATTACTAGGCACGATGATCATATCAGACCCTGCATAAATCAGGTGAGCTAATTCTTCGTTAAAACCAAGTTCGAGATGAACATCGGGATGATCGTTTAAAAAGCC includes these proteins:
- a CDS encoding alanine dehydrogenase, whose amino-acid sequence is MEIGVPKETKDQEFRVGLTPSSVGVLIQNNHVVFVETGAGVGAGFSDRDYVAVGAKIVDNAAMAWERELVVKVKEPLKSEYEYIQAGQLLFTYLHLAADRALTECLVKSGVTAIAYETVEFDDGRLPLLTPMSIIAGRLSVQFGARYLEKQQGGRGVLLGGIPGVRPGRVVILGGGVVGTEAAKIAVGMGARVQIIDINVERLAYLETLFGSRVELLYSSPAQIEAVVAEADLLIGAVLVVGKKAPILVNRNLVKQMHPGSVIVDVAVDQGGCVETLRPTSHTNPIYIEEEVVHFGVPNMPGAVPWTSTQALNNSTLPYVLKLANFGLNALSKDTALAKGLNVKNYQIIHPAVQEVFPDLA